The Aggregatilinea lenta genome includes a region encoding these proteins:
- a CDS encoding CapA family protein, protein MQTTDKSSEILFLGDWYLTSPADASSIVGCRPFIFNLEAPISRRGSPTPGKISLRMEKNEIVACFGAKPAAVCLGNNHIMDYGPEAFEDTLAELNRLNVPFFGCGYEEDNFNNPLTLSMGEHRLALMGYVCSSTHPIFPKAGHPGVCQLEINRIRADVQRAKDAGATHVVVSIHWGAEDIPLPKPTDVTLAHQLIDMGVDVIVGHHAHVPQPIERYNDKPIAYGLGNVAMDDIVVPNAWDEFGHPKRMFRKIQLPSNRTSLGLQWNVATEHWEVKEFLYCDRKVVQKTFRGDSITKKNVGSRFYGTHYNLYSRIRRIAQLYRTFRAERRFPHLHHVRSLIRILLRGIQS, encoded by the coding sequence ATGCAGACAACAGATAAAAGTAGCGAAATACTGTTTTTGGGCGATTGGTATTTGACCTCGCCAGCGGATGCCAGTTCGATTGTTGGTTGTCGTCCGTTTATCTTCAACTTGGAGGCTCCGATATCTAGACGAGGAAGCCCAACGCCTGGCAAAATAAGCCTTCGAATGGAGAAAAATGAGATTGTCGCCTGTTTTGGAGCAAAACCAGCCGCAGTATGTCTTGGAAATAACCATATCATGGACTATGGCCCCGAAGCTTTCGAGGATACGCTGGCTGAGCTTAACCGGCTAAATGTACCTTTCTTCGGGTGTGGCTACGAAGAGGATAACTTTAATAATCCACTTACACTCAGTATGGGCGAACATAGATTGGCGCTTATGGGTTATGTATGTTCTTCTACGCATCCCATCTTTCCCAAGGCTGGGCACCCAGGCGTGTGTCAGTTAGAGATTAACCGAATACGCGCTGATGTTCAGAGAGCAAAAGATGCAGGCGCGACTCACGTTGTCGTGTCAATACACTGGGGAGCGGAAGATATTCCTCTACCTAAGCCAACCGATGTCACGCTTGCCCATCAGTTGATTGATATGGGAGTAGACGTTATTGTAGGGCATCACGCGCATGTACCTCAACCGATTGAACGATACAACGACAAGCCAATTGCATACGGTTTGGGCAACGTTGCTATGGATGATATCGTAGTCCCTAACGCTTGGGATGAATTCGGTCATCCAAAACGGATGTTCAGAAAGATCCAGTTGCCGTCCAATAGGACATCCTTAGGCCTGCAATGGAACGTTGCGACCGAACACTGGGAAGTAAAAGAGTTTTTGTATTGCGATAGAAAAGTGGTTCAAAAGACCTTCCGAGGCGATTCGATTACAAAAAAGAATGTAGGGTCTCGATTTTACGGTACTCACTACAATCTATACTCGCGCATCCGCCGGATTGCCCAGTTATATCGCACCTTCAGAGCGGAACGGCGTTTCCCTCATCTGCACCATGTCAGATCTCTAATCCGGATATTGCTCCGCGGCATACAAAGTTAA
- the murB gene encoding UDP-N-acetylmuramate dehydrogenase, with product MMPTHLSKQLRANLRGEFRENEDLSRHTTWRIGGPAELFIVPSCTEDIEYALSIAHNHQIPVFVLGRGSNVLIADAGLPGITLCLAKSLQDVEIKQGILYAGSGVALPRLARITARHGYSGFEFLVGIPGTVGGGVLINAGTGNGQIADVLETITYIDQLGDLHTKHYSELEFGYRRSALLQQPIVVIGAQFRLEHCEARAKIEANLREILRQRRQKFPLNLPNAGSVFKRPLGYPPAGRLIEEAGLKGFRIGDAQVSEVHANFITNLGHATSNDVKELILLIRERVYQIHGVALEREIVLLPGEDNGKMK from the coding sequence ATGATGCCTACACACCTCTCTAAACAACTTCGGGCGAATTTACGTGGTGAATTTCGAGAGAATGAGGATTTATCTCGGCACACCACTTGGCGCATAGGGGGACCAGCCGAATTATTTATAGTTCCGAGTTGCACTGAGGACATAGAATATGCACTTTCAATTGCACACAATCACCAAATCCCAGTTTTTGTGCTGGGTCGCGGTTCCAACGTGTTGATTGCTGACGCTGGTTTGCCTGGTATTACTTTATGTTTAGCCAAAAGCCTCCAAGATGTCGAGATTAAGCAAGGCATTCTGTATGCGGGAAGCGGTGTTGCCCTGCCCCGACTTGCGAGGATAACAGCTCGGCATGGATATAGTGGATTTGAATTTCTTGTTGGTATTCCTGGTACTGTTGGTGGAGGTGTTTTGATTAATGCCGGGACGGGGAATGGGCAGATCGCGGACGTTCTAGAGACAATAACATATATCGATCAGCTTGGTGATTTGCATACGAAACATTACTCTGAACTTGAGTTCGGATATCGTAGGTCTGCGTTGCTTCAGCAACCCATTGTTGTAATCGGGGCTCAATTTAGACTGGAGCATTGCGAGGCTCGTGCAAAGATAGAGGCTAACCTCAGAGAAATCCTTAGACAACGTCGGCAGAAGTTTCCGCTAAATCTCCCCAATGCTGGCAGTGTATTTAAGCGCCCCCTCGGATATCCTCCCGCAGGACGTTTAATTGAAGAAGCAGGGCTTAAAGGCTTCCGTATCGGAGATGCACAGGTCAGCGAAGTCCATGCTAACTTCATCACCAATCTAGGCCACGCGACATCCAATGATGTTAAGGAGCTTATCTTATTGATCCGTGAACGAGTTTATCAAATTCATGGCGTTGCGTTGGAACGAGAGATAGTACTCTTGCCCGGTGAGGATAACGGTAAGATGAAATGA
- a CDS encoding glycosyltransferase family 4 protein: MNPQSQHFLFVVTFYSDLVGGHLLSALELGECLYNRGHTVGLLAKPFDLPDLTGTHIRLHKSPYKKSSVTSHIRRIRDIGTVVRKYQYNVLVAMEPYAARHAGIIAGLYGLPMIQILPGGRVPGRSAPLKLPGIVVFSQELFDGLQNQHNISPNDILLSRGRIDFKRFQEVPRSVNDHSLGFNDSSQRILAISRLTPEKSKALFALLDQVECAAAGRPVQLIIIGEGQARPRLEERAREISQRTGPAATIKFTGFLRVQPSHLRQADLVVGQGRTVLEAIAAGTPAAVSGSNGYHGLLTFATLPLLERTNLTGRSLPPKGDLLSDLQRLTEYRQNDFFSFRNKVIEMYDANSGARVIEEALALILARHSTPWQLRVQLTSAWAGELQRMCRY; encoded by the coding sequence ATGAATCCTCAATCACAACATTTTCTCTTTGTAGTAACCTTCTATTCTGATCTGGTAGGGGGGCATTTGTTGTCCGCTTTAGAGTTAGGCGAGTGCTTGTATAATCGAGGACATACGGTAGGCTTACTTGCAAAGCCATTTGACCTTCCGGATTTGACAGGAACGCATATCCGCTTACACAAGTCACCCTATAAAAAAAGCAGTGTCACTAGTCACATCAGGCGGATACGAGATATTGGAACTGTAGTCAGAAAATATCAATATAATGTACTAGTGGCGATGGAGCCATATGCTGCACGGCATGCTGGTATCATTGCTGGTTTGTACGGACTCCCAATGATCCAAATTCTGCCGGGCGGCAGAGTGCCGGGGAGATCGGCCCCTCTTAAGCTACCGGGCATTGTAGTGTTTTCACAGGAACTTTTCGATGGATTGCAGAACCAACATAATATCTCACCCAATGATATTCTACTCTCTAGAGGACGCATAGATTTTAAGAGATTCCAGGAAGTTCCGCGATCTGTCAACGATCACTCTCTAGGGTTTAATGATTCGTCGCAGAGAATCCTTGCAATTTCACGACTTACTCCCGAGAAGAGCAAGGCTCTGTTCGCCTTGTTGGATCAAGTGGAATGCGCTGCAGCGGGAAGGCCCGTTCAATTGATCATTATAGGAGAAGGCCAGGCCAGGCCACGGCTAGAAGAGAGAGCGCGTGAAATCAGTCAAAGAACTGGCCCAGCGGCCACCATTAAGTTTACAGGGTTCTTAAGGGTTCAGCCCTCACATCTAAGACAAGCTGATCTTGTCGTAGGACAGGGACGGACGGTACTTGAGGCAATCGCTGCCGGAACGCCAGCAGCGGTTAGTGGTAGCAATGGCTATCATGGATTGCTGACTTTCGCTACACTGCCTCTCCTAGAGAGAACTAATCTTACCGGTCGTTCTTTGCCCCCCAAGGGTGATTTGTTGAGCGATCTCCAACGTTTGACTGAATACCGCCAAAATGATTTCTTCTCGTTTCGCAACAAAGTCATTGAAATGTATGATGCTAACAGTGGAGCACGGGTTATTGAAGAGGCGCTCGCACTAATTCTTGCTCGACATTCGACGCCATGGCAGTTACGGGTTCAATTAACTAGTGCCTGGGCAGGTGAGTTGCAGCGAATGTGTCGCTATTGA
- a CDS encoding O-antigen ligase family protein, whose protein sequence is MAFMPLLFIISGVLAAATNELLTAAIVFGVLVTVAAVIKHEEAALLILVLPFRAFALFTLGFAHIRLADPILLTAVLAWLVRKLQKQGSTTSQPTNALDVVLTIFVALHTISILWASDTSLALMRALSLIRNIMLFWVLRDWLISDFENRVKKLAVCVALVGWMMGIGFMYAISQQGGLSALREIAAAEQPLTSQGGFLVAVRTNRSAGLFMSSVNNWYIMGIGVVLGSWSFFWKSHGAIRRWWIPVTAIMMMMLTIIHLQRGPLLGLAVLATTSLLLLRKRLPPKGYTTTVLVIAFVVLLLGLTGFTNAIVKRAAFETLAVDAAVEGRFRLWTIAWNSFQQSPLLGIGTGNALGWNNIVHNLYLQLLAETGIVGITIFSLLIGLQVRALWRVYSGETDNNKAAYAALLLASLLGHLTMAITGIDMETPESWMVLSATSALLINYKKESMSSTPKQAENRFQHHTTF, encoded by the coding sequence ATGGCATTTATGCCGCTACTGTTCATCATTTCAGGCGTTCTAGCTGCCGCAACCAACGAATTACTAACTGCCGCAATAGTGTTCGGTGTTCTTGTCACGGTGGCTGCAGTTATAAAACACGAAGAAGCTGCACTGCTTATTTTAGTCTTGCCATTCCGCGCCTTTGCGTTGTTCACACTTGGATTTGCCCACATTCGCCTCGCTGATCCGATTCTATTAACTGCTGTGCTCGCGTGGTTAGTGCGCAAGTTGCAGAAGCAAGGCTCAACAACTTCGCAGCCCACCAATGCACTTGACGTTGTCCTTACAATCTTTGTGGCCCTGCATACGATTTCGATTTTGTGGGCTTCTGATACTAGCTTGGCCTTAATGAGGGCGCTCAGTCTGATCAGGAACATAATGTTGTTTTGGGTTCTCCGTGATTGGCTAATAAGCGATTTCGAAAACCGCGTCAAGAAACTTGCAGTATGTGTCGCCTTAGTTGGGTGGATGATGGGAATCGGATTCATGTATGCGATTTCTCAGCAGGGTGGACTTAGCGCTCTACGGGAGATTGCGGCGGCCGAACAACCGCTGACATCTCAGGGGGGCTTTCTTGTGGCAGTGCGCACTAACCGCAGCGCGGGCCTTTTTATGTCCAGTGTGAACAACTGGTATATCATGGGAATCGGCGTTGTTCTGGGCTCATGGTCTTTTTTCTGGAAGTCCCACGGAGCGATCAGGAGATGGTGGATTCCAGTCACTGCAATCATGATGATGATGTTGACCATCATTCACCTTCAGCGTGGGCCGTTGCTCGGATTGGCAGTTCTTGCCACGACTTCTCTCCTGTTACTTCGTAAGCGATTACCGCCTAAAGGTTATACAACCACAGTGTTGGTAATTGCTTTCGTAGTGCTATTGCTTGGACTAACCGGCTTTACTAATGCTATTGTAAAACGGGCTGCTTTCGAAACCCTTGCAGTTGATGCAGCAGTTGAGGGGCGGTTCCGACTATGGACTATCGCATGGAATTCATTCCAACAGTCGCCCCTGCTCGGAATTGGCACGGGCAATGCCTTAGGGTGGAACAACATTGTGCACAACCTGTATCTCCAGCTTTTGGCAGAGACAGGCATTGTTGGAATAACTATCTTTAGTCTTTTGATTGGCCTTCAGGTACGCGCCCTATGGCGTGTGTATAGTGGTGAAACTGATAACAACAAGGCAGCATATGCCGCTTTGTTACTCGCCTCGCTTTTGGGACACCTCACAATGGCCATTACAGGAATCGATATGGAGACGCCTGAGTCGTGGATGGTGCTATCCGCTACTAGCGCCCTGCTAATAAACTACAAAAAGGAGTCTATGTCCAGCACCCCTAAACAGGCGGAGAATAGATTTCAACATCACACTACATTCTAA
- a CDS encoding oligosaccharide flippase family protein, which produces MNRQKTLQLIKKVQFHQFAIDVAFLLGGRTIVLLLSFAGSILLARILGPEKRGIIAAIVVVPGIVLSLADLGVRQATTYFLGKNLYSDQAVISTILYLSGVSFLFGTVVIFLVYIIIGVPQQYGWIITTIPLALLPFRLLVSYGSGVLLAKQQITSLSLAIILPEIVYFSLLLLFGLFGVLEVKSALIIEIVSASVAATYVLRRIKRFGRLRIAYIPKMPQKFIKLGFVYAMALFILGLNYRIDVVILGHLSSAKEVGIYSVGVSIAEMLWLVPAALTTVNFGRSAASSDSLAYARKTAIVLRVTLAVSVFPCIGLYLMAPRLIPFVYGSAFSNSAVVVQAILPGVWMSLIFKVLNSDLAGRGYPQFALWVYGATLVLNVLMNFWLIPLYGAVGSGLASSASYCIGSLTFALVYSRVSHLNMRDLLIPLPSDFKRLLPQKA; this is translated from the coding sequence ATGAATCGGCAAAAGACTCTTCAATTGATAAAAAAAGTGCAATTCCATCAATTTGCGATAGATGTTGCTTTCCTGCTAGGTGGCCGAACTATTGTCCTTCTGCTCAGTTTTGCGGGTAGTATCTTACTGGCTCGAATTCTTGGACCGGAAAAACGAGGAATCATAGCTGCTATAGTTGTCGTCCCCGGCATTGTATTGTCTCTCGCTGATTTGGGCGTTCGTCAAGCTACAACCTATTTCTTAGGAAAAAACCTATATTCGGATCAGGCGGTGATTTCAACAATACTATATTTGAGTGGAGTGTCTTTCCTTTTTGGTACAGTTGTTATATTTCTTGTCTACATAATTATCGGTGTCCCCCAGCAATATGGATGGATAATCACTACCATACCATTGGCATTGCTCCCCTTTCGCCTACTAGTGTCTTATGGTAGCGGCGTGCTCTTGGCAAAACAGCAGATTACTAGCCTTTCATTAGCAATAATCCTGCCCGAAATAGTCTATTTTTCGCTTCTGCTTTTATTCGGTCTATTCGGCGTATTAGAAGTAAAAAGCGCGTTAATAATCGAAATTGTGTCGGCTAGTGTTGCAGCGACGTATGTCCTTAGGAGAATTAAGCGTTTCGGGCGTCTTCGGATAGCTTACATCCCAAAGATGCCGCAGAAGTTCATCAAACTAGGCTTCGTCTATGCAATGGCGTTGTTTATTCTAGGGTTAAACTATCGGATCGATGTAGTTATTCTTGGGCATTTGTCAAGTGCAAAAGAAGTTGGGATCTATTCAGTTGGTGTATCTATTGCGGAGATGCTTTGGCTTGTGCCTGCGGCTTTAACTACTGTCAACTTTGGACGTAGCGCCGCATCAAGTGATTCCTTAGCGTATGCTCGCAAAACTGCGATTGTGTTGCGTGTCACTTTAGCGGTGTCTGTGTTCCCATGCATAGGATTGTACTTGATGGCACCTCGGCTTATCCCCTTTGTTTACGGAAGTGCGTTTTCCAATAGCGCAGTGGTGGTCCAAGCAATTCTGCCAGGAGTCTGGATGAGTCTCATTTTCAAGGTGCTGAATAGTGATTTGGCAGGTCGAGGCTACCCCCAATTTGCTCTATGGGTTTACGGCGCAACTTTAGTACTGAATGTGCTGATGAACTTTTGGTTGATACCGTTATATGGAGCCGTAGGAAGTGGCCTGGCTTCCAGTGCGAGTTACTGTATCGGATCATTGACTTTCGCCCTGGTTTACTCACGAGTTAGTCATCTTAACATGAGAGACTTACTAATCCCATTGCCTTCCGACTTTAAGCGTCTACTTCCGCAAAAAGCTTGA
- a CDS encoding phenylacetate--CoA ligase family protein codes for MNEVKSVSRGASWFWVTFKGITRYKHLEVLLKNEKLSQDQLQILQWQKLTALLTHAYQNVPYYQRVFEQLGATPRDIRTKEDFAQLPILTRQDVRDNLELLYARNVPESKLVIKSTSGSSGNPLDFYYSHADRERAEAGGLRNFTWAGLSPSDKKALIWIGPIRSPIKKFFTHTILLDCFDLTESRMEEWLEELKRFKPRFVYGYTSAVAHFAQFVEGKHERLDSISAVFVSAEKLYREQRILIEKVFDCKVYDHYGSVEVPTIASECEKGSMHILNDLVYVEFLPWAPSDKLFGLEQDRIIVTSLDSYAMPFIRYANGDLGMPSTAACSCGRPFPTMSMGVSRTFHSFLMPDGQLVNGIYFQKLFLGLPGVTDFRVHQKSPEMITVYVVPETGVLLDTEQFLKGVINTIKQQWPSVSVDIEFLSELPPIKSGKRDFVISDVVRSMN; via the coding sequence GTGAACGAAGTTAAATCAGTGTCACGCGGTGCATCGTGGTTTTGGGTCACTTTTAAAGGAATTACGCGCTATAAGCATTTAGAAGTGTTGCTAAAAAACGAAAAGTTGTCACAGGATCAGTTGCAAATTTTGCAGTGGCAAAAGCTGACAGCTTTGTTAACTCATGCGTATCAGAATGTCCCTTACTATCAGCGTGTATTTGAGCAACTGGGAGCCACCCCAAGAGATATTCGGACTAAGGAGGACTTTGCTCAGTTACCCATCCTGACGCGACAGGACGTTCGCGACAACTTGGAGTTATTATATGCCCGAAACGTCCCTGAATCCAAGTTGGTCATCAAGAGCACTAGTGGCTCCTCGGGCAACCCACTAGATTTTTATTATAGTCATGCCGATCGCGAAAGAGCTGAAGCGGGCGGTCTAAGAAACTTCACATGGGCTGGTCTCAGCCCATCAGATAAGAAAGCTCTTATATGGATTGGTCCTATTCGTTCTCCAATCAAGAAGTTTTTCACCCACACAATCTTGTTGGACTGTTTTGACCTTACAGAATCAAGAATGGAGGAATGGCTGGAAGAACTAAAACGGTTTAAGCCGCGATTTGTCTATGGTTATACCTCTGCTGTAGCACATTTTGCGCAATTTGTTGAAGGGAAACATGAGCGGTTGGATAGTATCAGTGCAGTATTCGTCAGCGCAGAAAAATTATATCGGGAACAAAGAATCCTTATAGAAAAGGTCTTTGATTGTAAAGTCTATGATCATTACGGTAGTGTAGAAGTTCCAACTATAGCCTCAGAATGCGAAAAGGGTAGCATGCATATTCTCAACGATTTGGTTTACGTGGAATTTTTACCTTGGGCGCCTTCTGACAAATTGTTCGGCCTAGAGCAGGATAGAATAATCGTGACTTCTCTCGATAGCTATGCAATGCCTTTCATTCGGTATGCTAATGGTGATCTTGGCATGCCAAGTACAGCCGCGTGCTCTTGTGGACGCCCGTTTCCGACCATGTCCATGGGGGTGTCGAGGACTTTTCACAGTTTCCTTATGCCTGATGGACAGCTTGTAAATGGTATTTACTTTCAGAAATTGTTCCTCGGATTGCCAGGCGTAACGGACTTTCGCGTGCATCAGAAGTCACCTGAAATGATAACCGTATACGTTGTGCCAGAGACAGGGGTCCTATTGGATACAGAACAATTCTTGAAGGGTGTAATCAATACTATCAAGCAGCAGTGGCCAAGTGTGTCGGTCGATATTGAGTTTCTCTCGGAACTGCCGCCAATAAAGTCGGGTAAACGTGATTTTGTGATTTCAGATGTGGTGCGCTCCATGAATTAG
- a CDS encoding glycosyltransferase has protein sequence MARNTDKVSVLHVLPRVARGGPAFGVLWLLKYLDHEHYELAICSISPPEAEMARLFEEQGVACISLNSHRFLDLSVIIKLTRLMRSRNATIVHTHLLRPDWYGRLAARIARVPIVFTTVRNEDDKCYQRDYGPHAANLIDLINRMTAHYADCVVAVSDEVERYLAERQRVPERKIIMIPNGVDLSGFTYQAGVSARIKQSMGFARDQLVIGTVCQLRKAKGLQYLIQAAKVVTRLRPDAVFVLVGSGPQEQNLKQTVKDEELGDKIIFLGQRRDVGDLLKGMDLFVLPSLWEGMPRALLEAMATGRPCVVTDIGGSRELVVHEKCGLVVPAADKDSLANAILLLLNSPDLREQYGIEARQRVANTFSAQGVAHAYDHLYKRFLEKKCGTYIDYL, from the coding sequence ATGGCGAGAAACACAGATAAAGTGAGCGTTCTTCATGTACTCCCACGCGTAGCTCGTGGCGGCCCAGCGTTTGGAGTTCTGTGGTTACTTAAGTACTTGGATCACGAGCATTATGAACTTGCTATATGTAGCATTTCACCGCCTGAAGCAGAAATGGCAAGATTATTTGAAGAGCAAGGCGTAGCCTGTATAAGTCTGAACAGCCATCGCTTTTTGGACCTGTCAGTTATTATAAAGTTAACGCGATTAATGCGATCTAGAAATGCTACAATTGTGCACACTCATTTATTGCGACCAGATTGGTATGGTCGTCTCGCCGCGCGAATAGCGAGAGTGCCCATTGTGTTTACGACTGTCCGCAACGAAGACGATAAGTGCTATCAAAGAGACTATGGGCCACATGCAGCCAATCTAATTGATTTGATTAACCGTATGACGGCCCACTATGCGGACTGTGTAGTAGCGGTATCCGATGAAGTTGAGCGTTATTTGGCCGAGAGACAGCGTGTCCCCGAGCGAAAGATCATTATGATCCCTAACGGCGTCGATTTGTCCGGCTTTACGTATCAGGCAGGAGTGTCAGCTAGGATCAAGCAATCGATGGGATTTGCTCGCGATCAATTGGTTATTGGAACAGTATGTCAGCTAAGGAAAGCCAAAGGCCTGCAATATTTAATCCAGGCCGCAAAAGTTGTAACCAGGCTCCGGCCTGATGCTGTGTTTGTTCTCGTGGGAAGCGGTCCACAGGAGCAGAATCTGAAGCAAACAGTTAAAGACGAAGAATTAGGAGATAAGATCATTTTCCTGGGGCAGCGTCGAGACGTTGGTGATTTGTTAAAAGGGATGGATTTATTCGTACTGCCCTCTTTATGGGAGGGCATGCCTCGAGCGTTACTAGAAGCAATGGCAACAGGACGTCCATGCGTGGTCACCGATATTGGGGGATCACGAGAGTTGGTTGTACATGAAAAATGCGGTTTGGTAGTGCCAGCGGCCGATAAGGACTCTTTAGCTAACGCTATCCTTCTGCTATTGAATTCGCCAGATCTTCGGGAGCAATATGGTATAGAAGCTCGACAACGGGTTGCAAATACCTTTTCTGCGCAAGGAGTGGCCCATGCATACGACCACTTGTACAAGCGCTTCCTAGAGAAAAAGTGTGGCACGTACATAGATTACCTGTAA